A section of the Methanosarcina mazei S-6 genome encodes:
- a CDS encoding 30S ribosomal protein S13, which yields MLHALQWRKYMAEENNNEELRHLVRIMNTDLKGAKPVEYALTGLPGIGRRTAILIAKGAGVDPTATLGYLPDEEVAKLDAAIGKFEEIVPSWMLNRQKDLTTGQDKHLLGTDILLTFREDINNLKKVRAYRGLRHERGLKVRGQRTKSTGRRGSTVGVSRKK from the coding sequence ATGCTGCATGCACTCCAATGGAGGAAGTATATGGCAGAAGAAAATAACAACGAAGAACTAAGGCATCTTGTTCGGATTATGAATACCGACCTGAAGGGGGCAAAGCCCGTAGAGTATGCTCTTACAGGTCTTCCCGGAATCGGGAGACGCACTGCAATCCTTATTGCTAAGGGCGCAGGTGTTGACCCCACTGCTACACTTGGATACCTTCCGGACGAGGAAGTAGCCAAACTCGACGCTGCAATCGGAAAATTCGAAGAGATTGTCCCTAGCTGGATGCTTAACAGGCAGAAAGACCTCACCACCGGACAGGACAAGCACCTGCTCGGAACAGACATCCTGCTGACATTCAGGGAAGATATTAACAACCTGAAGAAGGTCCGTGCTTACAGAGGACTCAGGCACGAGAGAGGCCTTAAGGTCAGAGGGCAGAGGACAAAATCCACAGGCCGCCGCGGGTCAACTGTCGGTGTGAGCAGGAAGAAGTAA